In one window of Opitutaceae bacterium DNA:
- the cysT gene encoding sulfate ABC transporter permease subunit CysT, producing the protein MSMAASRRSVLPGFGLSLGFTLTCLSLIVLIPLSAAFIRTAGMTWSEFVSAVTSPRVLASYRLSFGASFGAALINAFFGLVVAWVLVRYSFPGKRIIDALVDLPFALPTAVAGIALSAIYAPSGWLGFLDPLWGGVVAWLDRTIPGVAWKEWLGVQIAFDRPGVFIALTFIGLPFVVRTLQPVLEELEPELEEASASLGASRWQTMVRVVLPELTPALITGFSMAFARALGEYGSVIFIAGNRPMHSEITPLLIISKLEQYDYRGATAIATVMLVASFVLLLLINLLQKWSRRHNRI; encoded by the coding sequence ATGAGCATGGCCGCGTCACGACGTTCCGTTCTGCCAGGCTTCGGCCTTTCGCTGGGTTTCACATTGACCTGCCTCAGCCTCATTGTGCTCATCCCGCTGTCGGCCGCCTTCATTCGCACGGCCGGAATGACGTGGTCGGAATTCGTCAGTGCCGTGACATCGCCGCGCGTGCTTGCGTCGTACCGGCTGAGCTTCGGGGCGTCGTTCGGGGCGGCCCTCATCAATGCGTTTTTCGGCCTCGTGGTGGCCTGGGTGCTCGTCAGGTATTCTTTTCCGGGCAAACGCATCATCGACGCCTTGGTTGACCTTCCCTTCGCGCTTCCGACCGCGGTGGCCGGCATCGCGTTGAGCGCGATTTATGCGCCCAGCGGATGGCTTGGATTTCTGGATCCGCTGTGGGGAGGTGTGGTGGCATGGCTCGACAGAACGATACCGGGCGTGGCGTGGAAGGAATGGCTGGGGGTGCAGATTGCATTTGACCGCCCCGGGGTATTCATAGCGCTGACGTTCATCGGCCTTCCCTTTGTGGTGCGCACGCTGCAGCCGGTCCTTGAGGAGCTGGAGCCGGAGCTGGAGGAAGCCTCGGCGAGTCTGGGTGCGTCGCGGTGGCAGACCATGGTCAGGGTTGTGCTGCCGGAGCTGACGCCCGCGCTCATCACGGGTTTTTCCATGGCGTTCGCGCGCGCTCTCGGTGAGTACGGTTCGGTGATTTTCATCGCGGGGAACCGGCCGATGCACTCCGAGATCACCCCGCTTCTGATCATCTCCAAACTGGAGCAGTACGACTATCGTGGCGCGACGGCCATTGCCACGGTGATGCTTGTTGCATCGTTCGTTTTGCTTCTTCTGATAAATCTGCTCCAGAAATGGAGCCGCCGTCACAACCGGATCTGA
- the cysW gene encoding sulfate ABC transporter permease subunit CysW has product MASVVTGLGSRSAGSRGASSSVIQDSRWVRWALTGIALLFLAFFLVLPLIAVFAEALREGVKSYLAALVEPDALAAIRLTLLTAAIAVPANVVFGVSAAWAISKFSFRGKSVLITLIDLPFAVSPVVSGLIYVLVFGLQGWMGQIQNAENPWFPWLQAWLNDHDIRIIFAVPGIVLATTFVTFPFVARELIPLMQAQGTDEEYAAITLGAGGWKTFWRVTLPNIKWGLFYGVILCNARAMGEFGAVSVVSGHIRGETNTMPLHVEILYNEYQFSAAFAVASLLTLLAIVTLVIKSLIEWRHARLRYAET; this is encoded by the coding sequence ATGGCTTCAGTCGTCACAGGCCTCGGTTCGCGCTCCGCCGGCTCACGCGGCGCCTCGTCGTCGGTCATCCAGGATTCGCGCTGGGTGCGCTGGGCGCTCACGGGCATCGCGCTGCTTTTTCTGGCCTTTTTCCTGGTCCTCCCACTGATTGCCGTGTTTGCCGAGGCACTGCGCGAAGGAGTCAAGTCCTACCTTGCGGCGCTCGTGGAACCCGATGCGCTCGCCGCGATAAGGCTCACCCTGCTCACTGCGGCCATCGCTGTTCCGGCCAATGTTGTCTTCGGAGTGTCGGCGGCTTGGGCGATTTCCAAATTTTCATTCCGCGGGAAAAGCGTCCTCATCACCTTGATCGACCTGCCATTTGCGGTGTCCCCTGTGGTATCCGGCCTCATTTACGTGCTGGTGTTCGGTCTTCAGGGATGGATGGGACAGATCCAGAATGCCGAAAATCCGTGGTTTCCCTGGCTGCAGGCGTGGCTGAATGATCACGACATCCGGATCATCTTTGCGGTCCCGGGAATAGTCCTTGCGACGACTTTCGTCACCTTCCCGTTCGTTGCCCGCGAGCTCATTCCGTTGATGCAGGCGCAGGGGACGGACGAGGAATACGCGGCGATCACGCTCGGAGCGGGAGGCTGGAAGACATTCTGGCGGGTGACGCTGCCGAACATCAAGTGGGGGCTTTTTTACGGAGTCATCCTTTGCAATGCCCGGGCAATGGGGGAGTTTGGCGCGGTGTCCGTCGTCAGCGGGCACATCCGGGGGGAAACCAACACGATGCCCCTGCACGTGGAGATTCTTTACAACGAGTATCAGTTTTCTGCGGCTTTCGCCGTGGCGTCACTCCTGACGCTGCTCGCGATTGTCACGCTGGTCATCAAGTCGCTGATAGAATGGCGCCATGCGAGGCTTCGCTATGCGGAGACCTGA